The sequence TCATGGAGGAAATTAAACGATAATGATCCTTTATGCCGAAGTAGAATGTATATTGTATGAGGGTCAGTCGTTAAAGCAAAAACGCTCCGTATTGAAGCGCCTTATAGCTAAGTTAAAAAAAGACTTCAATATAGCTGTAACGGAATTGGACTATCATGATTTATGGCAACGGACAAAGCTTGGTATCGTTACGATTTCAACGGAGCAAGTACATGCTGAACAAGTGATTCAGGGAGTAATGGATGTGATTGATTCATATACTGAACTTGAACGAACCATTACTAATGTGGAAAGAATCTAAATTACGACTCCCTTTAAATGCAGGAGTTCTATGATGAGGTGAAAGAAATGTCTCAATTAAGAGCTAACCGAGTAAGTGAACAAATGAAGAAAGAATTAGGAGAAATTTTAACTCGGAAAATTAAAGATCCTAGAGTTGGATTTGTAACAGTAACAGATGTAGAAGTTACTGGTGATTTGCAGCAGGCAAAGGTGTATATTTCGGTATTAGGTGACGAAAAACAAAAAAAAGATACGTTACTTGGCTTAGCCAAAGCAAAAGGATTCATTCGTTCAGAAATCGGGCAACGAATCCGTTTGCGCAAAACACCTGAGTTAACATTTGAATTTGATGAAGCATATGAGTATGGCAATCGAATTGAAACGATTCTTCGCGACTTAAAGAAGTAATCCTCTTGAATGTTTTTTGAAGGATCTATACTTGCCAGTCACCATTTCACGTGAATGGTTTGCTACAGTAGATAAAATCTGACCTCATAGTAAGGTCAGATTTTTCCTTCATCTGTTCATTAAAAAATGGAGGTTTTTTACATATGGATGGAATTTTGCCATTATGGAAGCCTAAAGGATTTA is a genomic window of Virgibacillus proomii containing:
- a CDS encoding DUF503 domain-containing protein, with product MILYAEVECILYEGQSLKQKRSVLKRLIAKLKKDFNIAVTELDYHDLWQRTKLGIVTISTEQVHAEQVIQGVMDVIDSYTELERTITNVERI
- the rbfA gene encoding 30S ribosome-binding factor RbfA; translated protein: MSQLRANRVSEQMKKELGEILTRKIKDPRVGFVTVTDVEVTGDLQQAKVYISVLGDEKQKKDTLLGLAKAKGFIRSEIGQRIRLRKTPELTFEFDEAYEYGNRIETILRDLKK